The following are encoded in a window of Persicobacter psychrovividus genomic DNA:
- a CDS encoding glycoside hydrolase family 36 protein encodes MRIVFFVALWLCSVGVKAQSWIQSSDKELILDNGLVHRVISFEDNKIASTELSLHGDTTNFLIDTSKEFSFLLNGEMIDGQSGWAVKDIVKFEMPQQGQAVAVALKSTFQEDLFLKVNYVLYPELPIIRKWVEIKNTSLNDLQVDALQIEDLQTILNFECTFTLHNYARMKNIGRFVGNWDDPVCVVHDIELRKGMALGNEAIGVLKRTAYHTEGNTNDVQIGLTTDKEDFPFRKYVAAEENFVSPKTFIALYNNRADGFEVVNEEVNRFVTLHMNPRIVQLKDKPTFVYNTWYPFRTFVSDTLVQSVADAAAKCGLQELIIDDGWQVNYRGETSEKDWGGNYGDWLVDEHKFKGGLKPTFDYIKEKNMKPGLWISIASATGDAQVFQQHPEWFVVDKDGNYGNLHFEDKDGTGDFYSASFGTDWYDYIKGKIVGLVKEHGLEYAKLDLAVVTSPYINNDENSGSYAKDHPLYKDQKASYYVMYERLLQLFDELHEEAPELFIDCTFETAGKFHMMDYAIAQHAEGNWLSNFEDPQPFGALRVRQMAWWRSPAVPAASLVIGNLPMDDPNFELGLKSLIGTLPIVLGDPRLLSEDKAKQMKTWSDWMKNMQEKYDYMSFRKDLPGFYEPREGAWDGWQRINFAKQSGGLVGVFRQGALESERQVFVTDLKADQQYVVRQAPTGKKILKATGKSLMERGFRVKIDESHGGEIFEIQQL; translated from the coding sequence ATGAGAATTGTATTTTTTGTAGCTTTATGGCTATGTAGCGTAGGTGTAAAAGCGCAGTCATGGATCCAAAGTTCAGACAAAGAACTGATTTTAGATAACGGATTGGTGCACCGAGTGATCTCTTTTGAGGATAACAAAATCGCATCGACAGAATTATCTCTGCATGGGGATACGACCAATTTTTTGATTGATACCTCCAAGGAATTTTCGTTTTTATTAAACGGAGAAATGATTGATGGTCAATCAGGTTGGGCGGTGAAGGACATCGTCAAATTTGAAATGCCCCAGCAGGGGCAGGCCGTTGCAGTAGCTTTGAAAAGTACCTTTCAGGAGGATCTTTTCTTGAAGGTGAACTATGTGCTATACCCTGAATTGCCAATTATTCGCAAGTGGGTAGAAATCAAGAATACTTCGCTAAACGACCTTCAGGTGGATGCCTTGCAGATTGAGGACCTTCAAACAATCCTTAATTTTGAGTGTACTTTCACCCTGCATAATTATGCGCGAATGAAAAACATCGGTCGTTTTGTAGGTAATTGGGACGATCCGGTTTGTGTGGTGCATGATATTGAGTTGCGTAAAGGAATGGCTTTGGGGAATGAGGCGATTGGTGTGTTGAAGCGCACGGCTTATCATACTGAAGGCAATACCAATGATGTTCAGATTGGATTGACGACGGACAAAGAAGATTTCCCGTTCCGTAAATATGTAGCGGCTGAGGAGAACTTCGTCAGCCCGAAAACTTTCATCGCTTTGTATAACAACCGTGCGGATGGCTTTGAGGTCGTTAATGAGGAAGTCAATCGTTTTGTTACTTTGCACATGAACCCACGCATTGTACAATTAAAAGATAAGCCTACTTTCGTTTACAATACCTGGTACCCTTTCCGTACTTTCGTTTCGGATACTTTGGTGCAGTCGGTGGCGGATGCTGCCGCCAAATGTGGTTTGCAGGAACTGATTATTGATGATGGCTGGCAGGTGAATTACCGTGGTGAAACTTCTGAAAAAGACTGGGGTGGAAATTATGGCGACTGGCTGGTGGATGAGCATAAATTTAAAGGTGGATTGAAGCCAACGTTTGATTATATCAAAGAGAAAAACATGAAGCCTGGTCTTTGGATTTCCATTGCTTCGGCAACAGGCGATGCGCAGGTTTTTCAGCAGCATCCGGAGTGGTTCGTGGTCGATAAAGATGGCAATTATGGTAACCTGCACTTTGAGGACAAAGACGGAACAGGAGATTTCTATTCTGCCTCTTTCGGTACCGATTGGTATGATTATATCAAAGGCAAGATTGTTGGTTTGGTCAAAGAACACGGTTTGGAATATGCCAAATTGGACCTTGCCGTGGTAACGAGTCCATACATTAACAATGATGAGAATTCGGGTTCTTATGCCAAAGATCATCCATTGTATAAAGATCAAAAAGCATCTTATTATGTGATGTATGAGCGTCTTTTACAATTATTTGATGAGCTTCATGAGGAGGCCCCTGAGTTGTTCATTGACTGTACATTTGAAACCGCCGGCAAGTTCCACATGATGGATTATGCCATTGCTCAGCATGCGGAAGGCAACTGGTTGTCCAACTTTGAAGACCCACAGCCATTCGGTGCTTTGCGTGTCCGTCAGATGGCTTGGTGGCGTTCGCCGGCAGTGCCTGCAGCCTCCTTGGTGATCGGTAACCTGCCGATGGATGACCCTAATTTTGAGTTGGGCTTGAAATCGTTGATTGGTACTTTGCCAATTGTGCTCGGAGATCCACGACTATTGTCAGAGGACAAAGCCAAGCAAATGAAAACATGGTCAGACTGGATGAAAAACATGCAGGAAAAGTATGACTACATGAGTTTCCGTAAGGATTTGCCTGGTTTCTATGAGCCACGTGAAGGCGCATGGGATGGCTGGCAGCGCATCAATTTTGCCAAGCAGTCTGGTGGTTTGGTGGGTGTATTCCGTCAGGGGGCCCTGGAAAGCGAAAGACAGGTTTTTGTTACTGACCTGAAAGCTGATCAGCAATATGTAGTACGTCAGGCACCTACAGGTAAAAAAATACTGAAGGCAACAGGAAAATCATTAATGGAGCGGGGATTCAGGGTGAAAATCGATGAATCTCATGGCGGTGAAATTTTTGAAATTCAGCAATTATAA